Proteins found in one Herbiconiux sp. A18JL235 genomic segment:
- a CDS encoding MFS transporter encodes MGVILAGSVPNLVQWFNLYIYATFAPYFRTEFFDPDSPDSLIYVYALFAVTFVVRPLGSWLFGRLADTRGRQRALVAAVTMMSAGSVALALAPTERAVGAWAAVILVVVSVLQGIATGGEYAAATVLLSESGTRGHRGFFASFQATTIVGGLVLAQACLLILLLVSDRAGISEWGWRAAFMAGGVAGLVSLLWARGLRRGASGSANASPPAATKPAGSDRASTMTALLCEHWRPLVWVILLTAGGSAAFYTATVTVPFIVRETFFSADGASGELTATALVLAALVVLMLMQPLGGALSDRIGRKPLLIAFGALGLVGAGGLVTVAAQVTSPPVVLGILVLAFAVLTCYLSVNGIAKAEVFPAHIRALGVGFGYAVANSLFGGTAPLVYHATAGEGSVGFIVYLTVLLGVTLVAALVMRGGVTSALDARGGSAEG; translated from the coding sequence GTGGGGGTCATCTTGGCGGGGTCGGTGCCGAACCTGGTTCAGTGGTTCAACCTCTACATTTACGCGACCTTTGCTCCGTACTTCCGTACCGAGTTCTTCGACCCGGATTCACCCGATTCGCTGATCTACGTCTACGCCCTCTTCGCCGTGACGTTCGTGGTGCGGCCGCTCGGCTCGTGGCTGTTCGGTCGGCTCGCCGACACGCGAGGGAGGCAACGGGCACTCGTGGCGGCGGTCACGATGATGTCGGCCGGATCCGTCGCTCTCGCGCTCGCCCCGACCGAGCGGGCGGTGGGGGCGTGGGCGGCGGTGATCCTCGTGGTGGTGAGTGTGCTTCAAGGCATCGCCACCGGCGGTGAATACGCGGCCGCCACGGTGTTGCTGTCGGAGTCGGGCACGCGGGGCCACCGCGGATTCTTCGCCTCGTTCCAGGCCACCACGATCGTCGGTGGTCTCGTGCTCGCTCAGGCCTGCCTGCTGATTCTGCTGCTGGTCAGCGATCGTGCGGGCATCTCGGAATGGGGATGGCGGGCCGCGTTCATGGCCGGCGGGGTGGCGGGGCTCGTGTCGCTGTTGTGGGCGCGGGGGCTCAGGCGTGGCGCATCCGGATCGGCCAATGCCTCGCCGCCGGCGGCGACGAAGCCGGCTGGCTCAGACAGGGCTTCGACGATGACGGCGCTGCTTTGCGAGCACTGGCGCCCCCTCGTCTGGGTGATCCTGCTCACCGCTGGTGGGAGTGCCGCGTTCTACACCGCGACGGTGACTGTTCCGTTCATCGTTCGCGAGACGTTCTTCAGCGCCGACGGTGCCTCGGGCGAGCTCACCGCGACCGCACTGGTGCTCGCCGCACTCGTCGTGCTGATGCTGATGCAGCCGCTCGGCGGAGCGCTGAGCGACCGCATTGGCCGGAAGCCCCTGCTCATCGCGTTCGGTGCGCTCGGCCTCGTGGGTGCCGGTGGGCTGGTGACCGTGGCCGCTCAGGTGACGTCGCCCCCGGTGGTGTTGGGCATCCTCGTTCTCGCGTTCGCGGTTCTGACGTGCTACCTGTCGGTGAACGGGATCGCCAAGGCGGAGGTGTTCCCTGCGCACATCCGGGCGCTCGGCGTGGGTTTCGGGTACGCCGTCGCGAACTCGCTCTTCGGGGGCACGGCGCCGCTGGTCTATCACGCCACGGCCGGCGAGGGCAGCGTCGGCTTCATCGTGTACCTGACTGTGCTGCTGGGGGTGACGCTCGTCGCCGCGCTGGTGATGCGGGGAGGGGTGACCAGCGCGCTCGACGCGCGAGGCGGCTCAGCCGAAGGATGA
- a CDS encoding PadR family transcriptional regulator, whose product MDTTQLLKGVLDVAVLAVVQHDDGYGYDIVRRLREAGLGDVGDASVYGTLRRLYAAGALSSYVVPSDGGPHRKYYAINKEGRDMLSRQRATWSDFAGAMSTLLAETPPKKTALRTIGESK is encoded by the coding sequence GTGGATACGACGCAACTACTCAAGGGGGTGCTCGACGTGGCGGTGCTGGCTGTCGTGCAGCACGACGACGGGTACGGGTATGACATCGTGCGGCGGCTGCGCGAGGCGGGGCTGGGCGACGTGGGTGACGCGTCGGTCTACGGAACGCTGCGCCGGCTCTACGCGGCGGGGGCGCTGTCGAGCTACGTGGTGCCCTCCGACGGGGGCCCGCACCGTAAGTACTACGCCATCAACAAGGAGGGTCGCGACATGCTGTCGCGCCAGCGGGCCACCTGGTCGGACTTCGCCGGGGCGATGTCGACATTGCTGGCCGAGACCCCACCGAAGAAGACCGCGCTTCGCACGATCGGAGAGAGCAAGTGA
- a CDS encoding DUF445 domain-containing protein: protein MTTTTRDTLLTAADLERRAALRRMKLLATALLVVAAVVFAVAFGLQDQYPWLGYVRAAAEGAMVGALADWFAVTALFRHPLGLRIPHTAIIPTRKDEIGVSLGEFVEQNFLSDEVVRSKLATFSVADRLGEWLADPKNAERASAEGAVVAQGVLRFLSDSDVERLIERLARTHLFDREWAPTIGRVGAELVAADQQRAVVDALVEAAETWLSEHPDALGEVVSTRLPRWVPGFAKGLADERAHKELIGVLRAVRDNPEHPLRLAIDGYLVDLTERLQHDPAMGERVEEFKESLLESERMRSFAARVWEAVKATLTSALADPASELRVGAASALVDVGVRLSADRGLSAKIDAWIADAAGYAVQKYRHDLASVISETVQRWDARETTQKIELQVGRDLQFIRINGTVVGAIAGLAIYAIATGVHAVVG from the coding sequence ATGACCACCACCACGCGCGACACCCTGCTCACCGCGGCCGACCTCGAGCGGCGGGCGGCGCTGCGGCGCATGAAGCTGCTCGCGACGGCGCTGCTCGTGGTGGCCGCGGTCGTGTTCGCGGTGGCGTTCGGGCTGCAGGATCAGTATCCGTGGCTCGGGTACGTGCGGGCCGCCGCGGAGGGGGCGATGGTGGGGGCGCTCGCCGACTGGTTCGCGGTGACCGCGTTGTTCCGGCATCCGCTGGGGTTGCGCATCCCGCACACGGCGATCATCCCGACCCGTAAGGACGAGATCGGGGTGAGCCTCGGCGAGTTCGTCGAGCAGAACTTCCTCTCCGACGAGGTGGTGCGCAGCAAGCTCGCGACCTTCAGCGTCGCCGACCGGCTCGGTGAGTGGCTCGCCGACCCGAAGAACGCCGAGCGGGCGAGCGCCGAGGGCGCGGTGGTGGCGCAGGGGGTACTGCGCTTCCTCAGCGACAGCGACGTCGAGCGGCTCATCGAGCGGCTGGCGCGCACGCACCTGTTCGACCGCGAATGGGCGCCCACGATCGGGCGCGTGGGGGCCGAGCTCGTCGCCGCCGATCAGCAGCGCGCGGTGGTGGATGCGCTGGTCGAGGCCGCGGAGACGTGGCTGAGCGAGCATCCGGATGCGCTGGGCGAAGTCGTCTCCACCCGCCTGCCCCGGTGGGTGCCCGGCTTCGCGAAGGGGCTCGCTGACGAGCGGGCGCACAAGGAGCTGATCGGGGTGCTGCGAGCTGTGCGCGACAACCCCGAGCATCCCTTGCGGCTGGCGATCGACGGCTATCTCGTCGACCTCACCGAACGGTTGCAGCACGACCCGGCGATGGGGGAGCGGGTCGAGGAGTTCAAAGAGTCGCTGCTCGAAAGCGAGCGGATGCGGTCGTTCGCCGCGCGGGTGTGGGAGGCGGTGAAGGCGACGCTGACGTCGGCGCTCGCCGACCCCGCGAGCGAGCTGCGGGTGGGTGCGGCGTCGGCGCTCGTCGACGTGGGCGTGCGGCTCTCGGCCGACCGCGGCCTGTCGGCGAAGATCGACGCGTGGATCGCGGACGCGGCGGGGTACGCGGTGCAGAAGTATCGGCACGACCTGGCGTCGGTGATCAGCGAGACGGTGCAGCGGTGGGATGCGCGGGAGACCACCCAGAAGATCGAACTGCAGGTGGGGCGCGACCTGCAGTTCATCCGCATCAACGGCACGGTCGTCGGTGCGATCGCGGGCCTCGCGATCTACGCGATCGCGACGGGGGTGCATGCGGTGGTGGGGTGA
- a CDS encoding prevent-host-death protein has product MRSFPSSDLSRNAPRVFAAAEDAPVSVTRRDGENLVLMSQRAADAREQLLQFAAQLIAITLDERGSLADRMADAYPWMLALGRADRERCAQDLVDAARASFATSQEHLIAAELTSWRETASALAAGLRDSPVDWLDAVDAVQRP; this is encoded by the coding sequence ATGCGATCGTTCCCCTCTTCCGACCTCAGCCGGAACGCTCCTCGCGTCTTCGCGGCAGCCGAAGATGCGCCTGTGAGCGTCACGCGGCGTGATGGGGAGAATCTGGTACTCATGTCTCAGCGAGCAGCGGATGCGCGAGAGCAGCTGCTGCAGTTCGCCGCGCAGCTCATCGCGATCACTCTCGACGAACGTGGCAGCCTGGCTGACCGCATGGCCGACGCGTACCCGTGGATGTTGGCGCTGGGGCGCGCCGATCGCGAACGATGCGCGCAAGATCTCGTCGACGCTGCGCGTGCATCCTTTGCCACGAGCCAAGAGCATCTGATCGCCGCAGAACTGACGTCGTGGCGAGAGACTGCATCTGCGCTCGCGGCAGGACTGCGCGATTCGCCCGTCGACTGGCTCGACGCCGTCGATGCGGTTCAGCGTCCTTGA
- a CDS encoding EamA family transporter → MQGLTVIPLAVVALVVGVPAVTEVAAWGVLLYIGLIPTAVGYLLYARGLRHVSASTASLLTLFEPVVATLLGVFLIGEVLSPVGWVGLGLAMAGLAAATVTADPKGVADR, encoded by the coding sequence GTGCAGGGGCTGACCGTGATCCCGCTCGCCGTGGTCGCCCTGGTGGTCGGAGTGCCGGCCGTGACCGAGGTCGCTGCGTGGGGAGTGCTCTTGTACATCGGGCTCATTCCGACGGCGGTCGGTTACCTCCTCTACGCGCGGGGTCTGCGGCACGTCTCGGCGTCGACCGCGTCGCTTCTCACGTTGTTCGAGCCCGTGGTGGCGACACTGCTCGGCGTCTTCCTGATCGGTGAGGTGCTCTCCCCGGTCGGTTGGGTGGGGCTGGGGTTGGCGATGGCGGGGCTCGCTGCAGCGACCGTGACTGCAGACCCGAAGGGCGTGGCCGACCGCTGA
- a CDS encoding ABC transporter ATP-binding protein encodes MATVTFSNVNKSYGQTQIVENLNLELPDGSLTVLVGPSGCGKSTSLRMLAGLEPITSGEIVIGDKTVTKLEPKDRDVAMVFQNYALYPHLTVRENIAFPLRATKEPRAAARKRADEVAESLGLTHLLDRKPKDLSGGQQQRVAIGRAIIRQPSVFLFDEPLSNLDAKLRVETRTELLQIQRRLGITSLYVTHDQEEAMTLSDRMVVMREGKIAQQGTPLEVYGKPANTFVAAFVGSPKMNLIDGELVRGAFVAPNGLRFELGTDSPDGAVTLGVRPDDLLVETVAESGSRASVGLVELLGPRAIVSLDAAGIALTSVVEASNLAGVSESSAVSLRVRPGSWHLFDRVSGERLPE; translated from the coding sequence ATGGCAACAGTCACATTCTCGAACGTCAACAAGAGCTACGGTCAGACGCAGATCGTCGAGAACCTCAACCTCGAGCTGCCCGACGGGTCGCTGACCGTTCTGGTCGGCCCCTCCGGGTGCGGCAAGTCGACATCGCTCCGGATGCTCGCCGGGCTCGAGCCCATCACCTCCGGTGAGATCGTCATCGGCGACAAGACGGTGACGAAGCTCGAACCGAAAGACCGCGATGTCGCGATGGTCTTCCAGAACTACGCTCTGTATCCACACCTCACGGTGCGGGAGAACATCGCCTTCCCGCTCCGGGCCACGAAGGAGCCGCGCGCCGCGGCGCGGAAGCGCGCCGACGAGGTGGCGGAGTCGCTCGGCCTCACGCACCTGCTCGATCGCAAGCCCAAAGACCTCTCGGGCGGGCAGCAGCAGAGGGTCGCGATCGGGCGGGCGATCATCCGTCAGCCCTCGGTCTTCCTGTTCGACGAGCCCCTGAGCAACCTGGATGCGAAACTGCGCGTCGAGACCCGCACCGAGCTGCTGCAGATCCAGCGGCGGCTCGGCATCACTTCGCTCTACGTCACCCACGACCAGGAGGAGGCGATGACACTCTCCGACCGCATGGTCGTGATGAGGGAGGGCAAGATCGCTCAGCAGGGCACTCCGCTCGAGGTGTACGGCAAGCCTGCGAACACTTTCGTCGCCGCGTTCGTGGGCAGCCCCAAGATGAACCTCATCGACGGCGAGCTCGTGCGCGGGGCGTTCGTGGCGCCCAACGGACTGCGCTTCGAGCTCGGCACCGACAGCCCCGACGGGGCGGTGACGCTGGGTGTGCGCCCCGACGATCTGCTGGTCGAGACCGTCGCCGAATCGGGCAGCCGCGCGTCGGTCGGGCTCGTGGAGTTGCTCGGGCCCCGCGCGATCGTCTCGCTCGACGCCGCCGGCATCGCCCTCACGAGCGTGGTGGAGGCGTCGAACCTCGCCGGTGTGAGCGAATCGTCGGCGGTGTCGCTGCGGGTGCGGCCCGGGAGCTGGCATCTGTTCGACCGGGTCTCCGGGGAGCGCCTGCCCGAATGA
- a CDS encoding putative quinol monooxygenase gives MTTPSTGPGAAATEVLLTGRLVCRNDAEVAIVASRLPEHIELTRAEAGCLSFEVTATDDPLIWAVEERFATEAAFAAHQARVAASEWGRSTEGIERQYEIRRVPR, from the coding sequence ATGACCACTCCCAGTACGGGGCCCGGCGCCGCGGCGACAGAAGTCCTTCTGACCGGACGGCTCGTGTGCCGGAACGACGCCGAGGTCGCCATCGTCGCCTCCCGCCTGCCCGAGCACATCGAACTCACCCGGGCCGAAGCCGGCTGCCTCTCCTTCGAGGTCACGGCGACGGATGATCCCCTCATCTGGGCGGTCGAAGAACGCTTCGCGACCGAGGCAGCGTTCGCAGCCCACCAGGCGCGGGTCGCTGCCAGCGAGTGGGGCAGGAGCACCGAAGGCATCGAGCGGCAGTACGAGATACGGCGCGTGCCGCGCTGA